A stretch of DNA from Hippoglossus stenolepis isolate QCI-W04-F060 chromosome 16, HSTE1.2, whole genome shotgun sequence:
TGTCTGAGATTTAAATGCATACATGCATGTAGAGTAAATACTTTTCCATGTGCGGAGCAGAACGAGAATGAGGCCAGACTTGTTCATGTTTGACAACTCTGCGCTGgctgttctccctctctcgccctctcgCTTACACACGCACTCGCActcgcacatgcacatgcacacacacacacacacacacacacactgaacttgACCCAAAAGAGCTCTTcgacagcagctgcaggaaaggAAGAGAGGACTGACCAAACCAAAACTCCGATAGACGGTAAAAATTATTGGTAACAACttattttgtgttaaaatataaaaggaataGGAGCCAGACGGTCCtttgacatttaataaaatggGTTTTTTTCTAAAACCATATCGTTTATCAGaggaaaaacatgcaaatatcTTACCTTACTGTGCAAAACCATTACATCCTCTGCAGAAATTCTGTTCTCTACCTACAACCCACAGTTTCTATCATGTTCTCTTCTCCCCTCAGCCACATGCAGCGCACATTGAGCAAAGCAAACTGCCGtccagcacaaacacaccttgTCTTTTCACGGGGAGGCCGGTGATAAAAATCATCTGACAATACATCAACACAAAGACAGCATTAACAAAGGCACTGATTCAATCTACCCTCTTATCTCTTCTGCTCTTTCTAACTTCAACGTCATGAAAACAATGCTTCACTGATGGTGACAAGTGTCTGGTGGATCACACATACTGTTGGGACAAATTAACTTCCTCTTCTAAATGCAGACGATTTACCGAAGCTGTAATTGAGCTTGCACGGGTCCGACCAGTCAGAGGTTTTTGTTGTATTAGCAAAACAGCTTTTTGTCAGGAGTCAGTTCAGGTGTTTCCGAGTTatgatcatttttcttttatatttagttatttgcACTAAACACATACAGAGTAAAGATCAGATATATACAGTCATGGAGGACTTAATATCCTTTATAATCTTTAAACATGGTGACATGTTTGTCAATAGATCAGACTTGACAGGAACTATATTGTTAAAATTTGCTATTAACACATTTGTTAGTCTTTACAAAACCTTAATACTTTACACTATTGGAAATTTTCTGATTCTATTATGTAATGCACCAACTCTATCTGATGACCAGTGTTTATATAGTTCATGTTTAAATGTCAGATATTACACTTCGGTCCTCATGCCAGTGAGAAATAATCCAAATAGTTTTTGATGTgtctttaaaattaaattttgaCATTTGATATAGTCACTATATCttgatttttatatatatatatatatatgaatattcCAGTTTGGGATCAATAAGTATATATCTCTATTCATGcactaataaaacaataaaacattgaaGGAATAATTTCTGAGCTCATATATATTCCCTATCAGCTTTAGTGAGCGCAGCATCTTATTTGTCACAATTCTACAACTAGAATTAAAAGCAGACCTTTGTCACCGatggaagcaaaaaaaaaaaaaaagggagagaaaattaaatgaaagataATGAAGCCCATTTTGAAACCGGAACCAATGGGGGGAGAGGTGATTTGTTCCAGCCAATCCCACGCGGAAGGTGGGGTGACGATTTTTAAACTCCCAACTCAAGTTGCTGTAACGCGTCGCTCCGCAGCTCACAGTGTGGAGCGCAACTTTCACGACCGCACCTCTCATGACAGCCTCGGGAAACAAGACAGAcgaagacaaacaaacaggggagCGGAGGGAAAACAGCGGACTCCTGCCTACTGACATTATTAAAGGGATTTACTGCTGTGCGTAAAAAGGCGCACGGGGCTCTCTGCTGCGCGCCTCCATCCAGCGGTAACATTTGATttgcttcttttgttttaaatttggcCATTGCAGCTTGTTCTCGGATCTTcatcccccctcccccccgcaACAAGATGTTAAAAATGACAGAGGAGCATGACAAGTTAGGGAGCGACCAGCCCTGCAGTCCATCAGGCACGAACAGCTCCCTGTCTCAGGACGAGTCCGACTCCGACGCGCCGTTCTCCCCGACGGGATCCGACGGCCAGGGCTCCCTGCTCGCCGGCCTGGGCAAGAAGCTGGACTCCGAGGACGACGACCGGTTTCCGGCTTGCATACGGGACGCGGTTTCTCAGGTGCTCAAGGGATACGACTGGTCCCTGGTGCCGATGCCCGTGCGAGGGAACGGATCTCTGAAGAGCAAACCCCACGTCAAGAGACCCATGAACGCGTTCATGGTCTGGGCGCAGGCGGCCCGCAGGAAGCTGGCGGACCAGTACCCACACCTGCACAACGCCGAGCTGAGCAAGACGCTGGGGAAACTGTGGCGGTAAGGACACATTGGATACTGTCAATTGTTATCAGGAGAAAACAACTGTTTATCCAAAGCTCCAGATTTCTACACGTCTCCGTGTATTtcatcaaaattaaacaaacaatatttctcTTAATCAGCATTGGCAATTACAGCAAAATATAACGTTAATTTTAACAAAGTTTGGGCTTTATGGTTAATGAGCTAGAAGaagaaatcaataaaagaaaatctgcattttttcccccccttgaTAATGAGTAAAAAGCTACTAAGTAACTTGGTTCATGCAAGAATAAGTGTAACTGAATTAATTGTCATGTGTTATAATTCTTTTCCCCCGTGCAGTTTGCTCTCAGAGAGTGAGAAGAGGCCGTTTGTAGACGAAGCAGAGAGGCTCCGGGTTCAGCACAAGAAAGATCATCCAGACTACAAGTACCAGCCTCGGCGACGGAAGAATGTGAAACCGGGCCAGAGCGACTCGGACTCAGGAGCAGAGCTGGCACATCACATGTACAAAGCTGAACCAGGGATGGGAGGACTGGCAGGGATGACCGACGGGCACCACCCCCCTGAGCATGCAGGTGTGTTTTCAAATTGAACACCAAAAAATATATCGCacaaattttttatttaaaaatagtttCAGGCCACTTGTTTGAATCATCTGTGTGTAACATGCTTTATTTCTGATACTGTTTTTTTATCAGGGCAGCCCCACGGTCCCCCAACACCGCCCACTACTCCCAAGACAGAACTGCACCACGGGTTGAAGCAGGATCTGAAGCACGAGGGCCGTCGCCATGTCGACAGCAGCAGGCAAAACATCGACTTCAGCAACGTTGACATCTCTGAGCTCAGCACCGATGTCATCAGCAACATGGAGACCTTTGACGTGCACGAGTTCGACCAGTACCTCCTGCTCAACGGCCACACCTCAGGCTCCTCCGGCCTGCCCGCAGACCACAGCCACGGGCAGGCTCCAGCGCCCGGCAGCTCTTACACTTCCTCATACAGCCACGCAGGCGCCAACGGGTCAGCGTGGAGTCGCAAGAGCgccatgtcctcctcctccaccagcgaGGTGGGCCAGCACCGACTCCATATTAAAACGGAGCAACTGAGCCCCAGCCACTACAGCGAGCACTCCCACGGGTCCCCTTCACACACCGATTACGGCTCCTACAGCAGCCAGGCCTGTGTCACTTCAGCCGCGTCAGCTGCCTCGGCCGCGGCCTCTTTCTCCAGCTCCCAGTGTGACTATACTGACCTCCAGAGCTCCAACTATTACAACCCTTACTCTGGCTACCCCTCCAGCCTCTACCAGTACCCTTACTTCCACTCATCCAGGCGGCCCTACAGCAGCCCCATCCTCAACAGCCTGTCCATGGCTCCTGCCCACAGCCCCACTGCCTCCAGCTGGGACCAGCCCGTCTACACCACACTGTCGCGACCTTAAGGGGACGAGAAGCCGTCAGTTCGCACACGAAAACTCATTCAGATTGATGCACTACTAATGAAGGACGTaaggtgcaggtggaggagtgTGTTTGGTGGGTAGTAAGTTACCTGTGACCATTTGAACGTgaagcaaacaaatgaaaaaaaaagtgcctgCTGATTTTATACAAAGTTATATTGTTGCGGTGAAAAAGACACTTAAGACTTTTTACAGGGACAAATTGTGTTGTTGGTGAGCCAAACTCCTCCATGAGGACATGTCACCTACGCCTACATCCTGTACACCCCTCATCTTTCCAGTTAAAGATTGCACGTGTGCGCACACTTGAGGTAGAGCAAAGGCCTGCCCCCGAGTTGTGTAGGAGAGGAACGGTTTTGGCCAAATTGTGATGtggagcagatggagaagcCGACATATTGGAGAATATACACGGGACCAATTATGTAAATTTGCAGTAAAATTTACATTAATGGCCAGAGCTATATCGCAGCACACTTGTCCATTTGCATTAGTGGATCCGTCTTAACTAAATTGCTCATATGAATCTTATAGTGTCATTTTGGCATAAAAGTCTTATGTATTTATGTTCATGCattattggttttattttattttttgttctcaAGTAGATAACACATGTAATGTGGGTTTGGTTATTTACAGTACTGTTTGGCTTGTATTGAAAACACAGTAAGTGAAGTGAAGGACAGCACGAGCTCAGTGCATTTTATATCATTCCATTGAAGAAGAATTTCCGGTCCAATTTCCACCCTTTCCTGCGTCTCCGTTCCCTATTGCAAGAAAGTGGCGCAGGACC
This window harbors:
- the LOC118123391 gene encoding transcription factor Sox-8; translation: MLKMTEEHDKLGSDQPCSPSGTNSSLSQDESDSDAPFSPTGSDGQGSLLAGLGKKLDSEDDDRFPACIRDAVSQVLKGYDWSLVPMPVRGNGSLKSKPHVKRPMNAFMVWAQAARRKLADQYPHLHNAELSKTLGKLWRLLSESEKRPFVDEAERLRVQHKKDHPDYKYQPRRRKNVKPGQSDSDSGAELAHHMYKAEPGMGGLAGMTDGHHPPEHAGQPHGPPTPPTTPKTELHHGLKQDLKHEGRRHVDSSRQNIDFSNVDISELSTDVISNMETFDVHEFDQYLLLNGHTSGSSGLPADHSHGQAPAPGSSYTSSYSHAGANGSAWSRKSAMSSSSTSEVGQHRLHIKTEQLSPSHYSEHSHGSPSHTDYGSYSSQACVTSAASAASAAASFSSSQCDYTDLQSSNYYNPYSGYPSSLYQYPYFHSSRRPYSSPILNSLSMAPAHSPTASSWDQPVYTTLSRP